The window CTCGGGTAAGTACATGGTTAGAGGCGGGATGGGTTCAATCAAATACACGTGGAATGAAGGGATACATTTcaaaatacataataaacaACTGCGGACATTTTTTGTCCACGTTTTCTTGTGGGTTGTTAAATCGGCGAACAGAGGGAATGATGggggaagggggcggggcaaagCCATGTGAGGTTGGAACATTAATGAAAAGCAGTAATGGTAAAATGCTAATGTTGAGGGAAAACTAGCAATGGCTTCTAATGGGGATCGAACCCGAATCTCCTTTAGCGCGTACCTGTCTTTGCCGTTCTGGATGCTCTGGCCCAGCGTGGCCCGCTCCGTCAGAGGAGAATTACGACTACGGCCGGTGCCGGTGGACAGGATGCTGTTCTGAAAGCCGggcggaagaaaaaaacattttagtcgGGCGATTGATGAGTAACTTGATCTTTGGACCCCCACGCGgaccaatggaaaaaaaaaaggtgactcACGGTGGAGGGCGTGGCGCTCTTCTTGCGGTCCGACGACACCAGGGGGCTGGCCGAGACCTTGTTGGAGGAGCTTCCCGAGGAACCTTTCCTCCCGGAATCCTCCCCGGCGGCCCGGTTGTCCGCTTGCCCGCCCCTCTTGGAGTAGGAGGAGCCTGGAGAGGACACCAGAGATGGAGCGTTTGGCAACCCGCGGTTCCCACCAGGGTAcaacggtcgattggtcgccggtcttttggtcgcccggaaggttattgataatttccatttaaatcgttgctcaaattccctaaatacaaactgtgaattattatttagtcatacttaatgcactagtcattattaggctaaagaaaagctccaaatttcccgtactttgattgttttttgttggagaacttgttaagaccctgactgacgtcgcttcttaaagggacagcgcatgtataTACAAACTCGTCTAcactcacgtcggctcagtgaaactgctcatggccattgttggcttttattcatgcgtagaccgtgttgttttaccttgttttgtcgccggtcttttggttgtcggtcttttggtcgcctgttgtcgcggttcGGGCAaacaaaagaccgcgaccaaaagaccggcgaccaaaagaccggcgaccaaaagaccggcgaccaaaagaccggcgaccaaaagaccggcgaccaaaagaccggcgaccaaaagaccggcgaccaaaagaccggcgaccaaaagaccggcgaccaaaagaccggcgaccaatcgaccacacacgccCACCAGCGCCCCGCCCGTGTCTCACCCTGCTCGGTAGCCCTGCGGCTTTGAGCCTTCTGGTTGGAGGACACGCTTCGCTGCACCTGAAAGAGACGAGAAGAGCCATGAGGCGGGTTTGGGGGGGGAGGTGGCGTCAACACTCGGGTAGCTAGCTCCACGTTAAGACGTCGCCGTCGTCCGACTGTTAGCTAGCGATAGTTCCCGTTGTACCTTGTGCGGCGGGGAGGGGACATTTATGTTGCTTACGTCGCTGCCGGGCCGCGGTTTGATGCCGCTCTCCTCCAGCTGGTGCGGAAAAGACAGCAGAGTCACGCGGGCGTACGGCGAAGGGAGACGGGTAGAGGTCGTACCTCAGAGTTCCTGTAGTCCAGTAGCAGGTAGGTCGCCATGACGTCGTTGTACTTCTGATTCACCAGAGAGTCCTGGATCTCCTCTTGGGAGAATCCCATCTGGAGCATGACGTCTGCAAAGAGTCGCCCGTGTtatccttgtaaaaaaaaaaacggggtcCGTCAGGGTCCCACCTGTCCTCCTGGGGTCTTTGTAATCTGGCTGCGGTTCGATGTAGGGCTTCAGTTCCTCCTCCTCGTGTCCTAAGTTCAACCACCTGTCCCTCATGATCTGCTGCTGGGAAGACAAACCCTAACGTCAACCGAGGCgacgaggatgaggatgagaatGAGAATGAGAATGAGGATGAGGATAAGGATAAGGATGGACGGCTTGGCGACTGGCGAACCTCTAGGCTTCCTCTTTTGGAAGGGTTCAGGATGAGGAACTTCTTCAGCAGGTTCTCGCAGTCGGTGGACATGTAGAAGGGAATCCTGTATTTCCCGCGGAGAACACGCTCTCTCAGCTCCTGCGGGAGGCGTGGCTTAGGGTTACGGTTTGGCGGCGGTCAGAGACGACGACTCCCAATTTTCCGGACCGTGTCTTCGCGGTTTGGCGTCCGGGGGACGGTTGGACGTTGAAAAGTCAACGCGGCTAAAAGGctcaggaacatcatcggggacccataccaccctggtcacaatctgttccagctgctaccctctggcagacgttataggtcccacaaagtacggacaaataggcttaaggacagtttttttccccacatccatcagaactctaaatttgcggtaacacaacatacattcccttctgaggtaatacatacctgtcaacctctgccgataactgcccttataaatgattatgattccccttacaaaccccccaaaaaccttacaaacaccgtacgactcggggggggtgatgcaatgtatccataacggcagaatgccaaattacgagtccgtaactatcacttatttaggtcttttgccgagtaaacgcaccttgtggagaagcactaccaatttcgtcatacgcagtttctgggtgtgatgacaaataggcttttgttgttgatgatgacgacagggcctatgtccgattattattattattatgtacaaaagcaacatgcttatttatatttatctatttatgtatgtatgtatttattaacttatttatgacctatttatgtctaaaatgtcttttgctgtgtctgtattctcgccctcttgctactgtgacagtgaaatttcccgaatacgggatgaataaagttatctaatctaatccttcGCGGGGGAGGACAATACCGACATCACATTCGGTATGGGGCCGCCCACCCAAAATGCGCCCGTGCGTCATCGCGACGTGGCTCGACGCCCGCTCTGGCTCCGGACGCGAACGCCGCGGGCGTCCCACGCCGAGACCCAGTCGGTACCAACCTTGAGATTCTGCCCGTCGAAAGGCAGCGAGCCGCTGACCAGCGTGTAGAGGATGACGCCCAGGCTCCACACGTCCACCTCCGGCCCGTCGTACTTTTTCCCCTGGAAGAGTTCGGGCGCGGCGTACGGCGGGGAACCGCAAAACGTGTCCAGCTTGTTCCCCAGAGTGAACTCGTTGCTGAAGCCGAAATCGGCGATCTTGATGTTCATGTCGGCGTCCAGGAGCAGGTTCTCCGCCTGCGGACAGGACCAGAGGACGGGATTCAGACGGGGGGAGTCGCCCCACTTTTCTCCAAAGTTTAGTAGCCAAACGAGTCGACCCACTCGACGACGACAGCTCCGGTTGCCGAGCGAGTGGGCCCCGGTTGCCTAGCAACAGGTGCACTGTCCTTTTCACTGCTCTAAATACTCCCTACCTTCTGCGCGCTATGATCTCAAGGCTGGAAGAAGCCTTCCTGGAAACGCCGGAGACCACGGCGTGGAAGCTTTGAGCCCCTCGCCTTCTCACAAAAACGCGCCGGCGCCGTTtaggccgtgaccggacgttttgtcgaaagacgtttggtcgacggacgtttggccgacggacatttcgtcgaacggacgtttcgtcatcgccgggttcgctcgctctcaaaattataatcatgagagagcgagagagagagagagcgagagagagagagagagagagagagagagagagagagagagagagaaagagagcgagagagagcgagagagagcgagagagagacagacagagagagagcgagagagcgagagagagagagagagaaagagagcgagagagagagtgagagagagtgagagagagagcgagagagagcgagagagagcgagagagagagcgagagagagcgagagagagcgagagagagagccattgaaagcgatcaaccaggtaatctctctctctcaaaattataatcatgagagagagagtgagtttgtaattgcattgacaatgtaagagcattaatatctgaatatctaatatcaaaattatcaataaattgcgtattattggcgtgtgtgcaCTTGTTTCTCGTCACACGTTAcacgtttttcaaactacggcccgcgggccatatacggcccgttaggctttttaatccggcccgccgacgttgtccaaatgatagtaaaaatcaatgacttcattcatttcccttaccgctcatcactctcaattttaaagactgctttcttccgttgaataatatgttcttaatgttgaaagtaaatgtgaaaatacattttcaccttcaattgtgtcttttttcttatatttcaatccccaggtttgattaaaaaaaagaaaaaaaacagaccacaTTATCCATCAAATCTCACCTTGAGGTCTCTGTGTACGATACACTTTTGATGGCAATACTGCACCGCTGACACAATCTGCAGAGAGAGAATTTCATCAGAAAAAGCCATCCGACAGGTTTTTCGCTGCGGTCACACCTGTCGGAATTTGGCACGGGCTTCCTTCTCCTTCATCCTGCCGTGAGCCACCAGGTAATCGAAAACCTCGCCTGGCAGATAAGCGCAATGAGGGTTCCGTTCCGCCGCCGGAGGCGAATATCAGCCGGTCTTACCGCCGCTGGCGTACTCCATCACCAAGTACAGAGTCTTCTCGGTCTCGATCACCTCAAAGAGTTTCACTGAAGGGGGAGGAGGAGTCATGAGACGGACGTCGAGGGGAACCCGGCGGTTTGTCCACTCACCTATGTTGGGGTGGTTCAACATCTTCATGATCCTCACCTCCCGGAAGAGctagcaaaaaaaacagaaacagcGTGGAAAACCGTTTTGGATTAAAAACAGGATTTTCCCAACCACGTACCGTCGGAAAgattatttcaaaaaaaaaaaaaaacgggcagTTTGTCCCGAAACTGCTAGCCTGTGCTAGCACGCTGTTAGCCGAGTTCATCCGCATGTCAATAAAACTCTTTTgagccatccctcccacttcaaatggattggacacatAGCCAACGACGCCTGCAAACTAGCCGTTagcttgtatgtgtgtgtttttccttgaaattgactttttttttccatcttcgtCACAGAGCCACTATCCTGCGCTAGCGCGCTGTTAGCCGAGTTCATCCGCATGTCAATAAAACTCTTTTgagccatccctcccacttcaaatggattggacacattGCCAATGATGCCTGCAGCTTAGCCGTTagcttgtatgtgtgtgtttaattcctttaaattgactttttttcccaacttCGTCACGGAGCCGCTATCCTGCGCTAGCGCTCTGTTAGCCCAGTTTATCCACATGCCAATAAAACTCTTTTgagccatccctcccacttcaaatggattggacacatAGCCAACGACGCCTGCAAACTAGCCGTTagcttgtatgtgtgtgtttttccttgaaattgactttttttttccatcttcgtCACAGAGCCACTATCCTGCGCTAGCGCGCTGTTAGCCGAGTTCATCCGCATGTCAATAAAACTCTTTTgagccatccctcccacttcaaatggattggacacattGCCAATGATGCCTGCAGCTTAGCCGTTagcttgtatgtgtgtgtttaattcctttaaattgactttttttcccaacttCGTCACGGAGCCGCTATCCTGCGCTAGCGCTCTGTTAGCCCAGTTTATCCACATGCCAATAAAACTCTTTTgagccatccctcccacttcaaatggattggacacattGCCAACGACGCCTGCAGCTTAGCCGTTAGcttgtatgtgtgttttttcccctttaaattgacttttttttccccaacttcGGCACGGAGCCGCTATCCTGCGCTAGCGCGCTGTTAGCCAAGTTCATCCGCATGTCAACAAAACTGATGACCGCTACTAgtagaagtccaatctatttgaagtgggaggcttGGCACCTTGACTgtttgctgccatccctcccactctaaatagattggacacaTTGCCAACGACGCCTGCAGCTTAGCCGTTAGcttgtatgtgtgttttttcctttaaaaaaaaaattccaccttTACCGACCACACCCTTATCCGACCTATCTTCCCTCTTCTTATCTTTCAGTTATTAAACGCACGCGCGGTAAATGAtgactttttgtgtttgttcCGCTTGGGTCGTTCCACcctaaatcctttttttccgcTATATTCTTTAAATACGCCGATCTTTTTGCACGAATGAGAGGGTGAACTCGGTGGCAGTTATGCGGCTGGTGCGTTTCTATTTGTTCGCGCACGCCGACAAACCCCACCCTATCCACCATCAAAGGAAGTAATTGCAGCTTATTTCCTGTAATTAAAATGCGCTGAAAACGGCAGCGTTTCAGAAGAGCAAAAAGGAAGAGTCGGACTGAAAAGAAGGGAGCAAAGGTCAACGGGacatttgctgttgtttttttcctttgtgagtGGGTGAGCGAGTGAGTTGGACCCACCTTCTGCAAACTGGAGGAGTTGAGCTGGGTCTTATCTATGATTTTCACAGCCACCTGGCAGGGAAgacgaaaaataaataataaagagtAAGTTGCTGGGAGGGAGAGGAAAGCGGCCAGTTGGCGAGAGAGGCTTTTTATTTCGAGAACACGTCATGGCGGCAGGCGGCGTTTGCATAACGGGGGTCGAGGGTCATCGGCGTGCTATGAAAAGAGAGAGGGGGTGACGAAAGCGAGACTAAAATAGAAGGGGGAGTGGGTTGACTTGGGCAGGAGGGGGGGGTTAGTCCGGGACGCAAGACAAATAAGGGTCTTCTTTCTGGCTTTTCTTCAATAAATGCCTTTGTTTTTCATGTGTATTACATGCGTAGTAGCACGGAGTGTTTTCGGGGTGTCGTACATTGACAGGGCCCGCCCACGTGCCTCCCGACCAATGAGCTGGCTCGTCCGGGCCAGAGAGGCACGACGACGGCGGGGTCAAACAGAGTGGAGCTAAAAATGCTCCCAATTCTCTATTTTCAGCCTCGGAaccggcgtccaatccgtttggagcTTCGGCCGGGCTCCCGCTtcgaaacggattggacgccgggGCCGTCTCCGAGCGGACGGAAGGGGCGTCTACCTCTTTCCCGGTGAGGATGTGGCGAGCCAGTTTGACTTTGGCGAAGTTGCCCTTGCCGATGGTCTTCAGAAGACGATAGTTGCCGATGTGCGGCTGCTCGTCGGTGGCGGTGGAGTTCCGACATCGCGCCATGCTGAGGCGGGCCGACGACTTGGACTCCTGAGGGATGACAACACAAGGTCTGGTCGGGTGAACGGGGAAAAACTTTGGCGTGACAACGCGCCCACCTTGTTTCATTCGGATCCGTCCGCGGATAACGGCAGAATAGCTCAAAGGCTGCCACGCCGATTTCGATTTGGTTTCCTTAGCGGCGCGACGGCTAGCGACGGCGTACCCGATCCGGGAAAGGGTGACTCTAGCGGCGCCGGGGTGACGACGCGCGCAAGTCTGCACACATCCCGTACGCACAAAGGCGCGCAAGCACCGACAAGCGCGCGGCGAGCGGCGCTAGCTCGTCAAAAGTATCGATACGGAAAAGCGGTATTGGTGGGAGGTGCGTcctggccagaggaagaatacGTTTTAttttgacggtgctagacgttgGCAATAAGGGATGCGGACACCGGCGGTGAACTTTAGCACGCGGGTGTTACGCTCGGTGTCAGTTTGGTGCGAGTAAAGTAGCGCCAGTTGTGAAGAAATCCCGATGGAGTAAATCGGGGGGGTTCAAACGCAAGCCAGTTTTTTATTGGCTCGcagtaaatgataaaaaaatatcatcgAACGTTAATTCCAGTTTTCGCAAAAGGGACACTGGAAAAGTATCATTGGACACCCACCGGGATACACGAACCCGATGCGGCTATTTTGGCCGACCAATCCAAAAAATGACAACGAATCGCCATGACTTTGTTTCCATGGCGACGGACGAGGCCCAAACGGCAGGGAAGTCTGGGATAAAGGCAGGTGAACGGCGTGCCGCCACACCTACTACGACACCCGACCGGAAAGGCTTGTTTCGCCGTCGTCGCCGTAGCGACGGCGTCACCTGTTCGCGCGGCGATTGACGGCGCCGCCGTCGCGGTTCAATTAAAGTGTCATTCCGGGCGAGAGAAACGCAAAGCGTGCCTGAAAGAGCGCTACCGTGCGAACGTGGATGTGTAGACGCGCGTCTCTGTTGCTAAGCCCCCCGTCGCCGACGTTTATTTTCTGCCTAGCAACCGGGCGGATTCGACGTTGCCGATGACTCATTTCGCGGCAGAGCCGCAAAAAAAGCGTAGCGGAGAGGTTTCGTGGGCCTTCCGAACCCGGGTGGACGTCCGAGCCATTCGGAGCGGGGGGGACGGCGACCGATCGAAAAGGATCGGACGTCCGCCGGCGACCGAATGGATCGGACGGCGTGAAACGACCCCGCGTTTTCCTCGAGCTAAATTCCCCGTCAAAACGAATCGGGGCCCCGTCAATGAACGGGTTTAGAGGCGTGGCCGTGATAAAGACACGGTGGCCACGCCCCCTCTACACCTCCAACAGTAAAGGGTGACGTCAAGGGAAGACTCGTATTTCGTGCTCCGTCGGTCTCGGAGGGACACGGTAAAACAGGAAATACTGTACTTCCTCACACGCGCGCAGCAAATAGTCAACGGCTGAGCTCATTTGAACTCGACAACTGTTTTGCTAGCCAAAACAGCAGCCGGGACGGGAGGCCCGGCGCCGGAAATGTCAAAAGTCCAGGTCCAAAAATCACCAGGGCCGTCTTATTTTGATATAAAAGACTTTGGGGAAGGTCCTGAAAAATAACAACTTATCAAATGTGGAAAGCATTTCCAACACGGGAATTTTCTTCACAAAATTCGCCaattatttttggacattcgGGATCACAACAAAACACGTCTTCAGAATGTCCAACTATTGTTTTGTTGTCACAATATAACGCGGGTTAAGGTAAGTCTAGTCCGCTCAACACGGGTTAAAAATATCTGCATTTGTGGAGTCCACTTTTAGGGTTTACGTtacatcacacacacaaaaacagctCGTGTCCTTGGTGTATTCTGAGACTtgacgccttactatacatggcttATTTACAAGATGGTCGCTCGCGTTACAATAATACAATATTGGTATAGAATAGAGCAAAACTAGGAGCAGAAATCTAGATATAAAGCTATATTAAAAGGGCAGAAAAATTTGCCTTTTTGTCAGccttaaagtaaaataaaatatatatcttaCACATCCAGACTGGCTCcgctggattggacgtctatggctgtCAGTGTCAGAAGATGCGTTCAAGGGagctagtttttttttacttgaattgTATTTTGGCAGACAATAATAGGCAAATCTTACCTGGCCGGAGGAATTTTCAATGACTTGCACCAATGGGGTCCTTGTTGACATTTTGGATGGTCGTCCTTtgcaacaagaagaaaaaaaggctgcCCGAAAGTCGGACTTTTCACTGGTTTTTGGACATTCAAGCTGGGCCTAAGAGCCCAAGTGCTCGGAACACGGCCCGTGAAGCAACAAGTTGGATCCCCACATCGGCGGCTAGCATTTAGCTAGCGTCAGTCGTGCGTCTCATGTCGGTCGACGATTTGGAAGAATCTCTCTCGTCACTCGGTAGAATCGGGCTCGATCGGAACCGCTCGGCGGCGTCGGTAGCGACGAAGGAATCCAAAATTGGCGAGCGGGGGTGCATAAACAAGACAAGGTTCAACTCGGTGACGCGACGACAAACGTCCGCTGTGTGTTAGCTTCCGAGTCATTTATCGGCGCttcttgttgcttttttttgggCCCTTCTGGAGTTCGGCTTCCTTCCCGAGgagtttgggggaaaaaggagCAAAAGAGCcccggaaaaagaaaaaaaaagtcttgaggCCAAAAGTTATTCCCGGCGAGGAGGTCTCGCTCCCGACCTTGCCAACTCACAGCGAGGGTTCGTCCCCGGCAAGCTATCCGGGTTGGGGAATGGAGAGGAATAAAGTCGGCAGAGAGCCTAACATGGCCAGAATGGCGACGATTTCAGCCGATATTTCCTTTCCTTCGTTTGCTTTTTTAGCCCATGGAGCTAGCCCGACTTTCCCTTCAAGGCGGAGCTAACTGGGCTAGTTCGCTAGCCGCTAGCGCTCCAGCGGAGGAGGAggggaaggaggaggaggagaggaggaggaggctggTGCCACCGAAAGTCCAAAATCCACGAACCTGGCGTCTTTCGCTTTTACGGGGATAATAAGGTCGTCCACCAGGAGCGCACTGCACTGCGGCGCGGCCGATAAACAGCCGATGACGACGTTCCTTCCACCGATTAGCCTGCAAGTTCGGAATCAAGCGGTCCCGTCCATGACGGCAGCAGACGGTGTCCTCCTGGGTTCGAGCACGGGGGGAGGAAAAGGGAGGGTCGTCAGGCTGCGTCCGAATGCGGTTCAAGCGCGGCGGACAGCCCTCCTCGTACCGGAACAAGCTCGAGGCAACATGGCTGCTTGCTTGCACCACCAACACCGccggagagggagggaggaggaggaggaggagtgggAGGCAGGAAGGGGGAGACATTCAGCATCATCTGAAACTATCGCTGAAATTTGACATCCACATGATTGCACGTCTCTCATCCTCAATGGCAGCCGTACGTGATCATCCACTTGATTGTTCTATGAAAAcctataaatgaatgaaatcaaaGTCCAGTTGAAAAATAGCGTTTGGCGCCCTCTGCTGGATCTCTCTTCCTATtacttaaagacaaaaaaataagtctACTATTCCGTGATTTATTCAGGATTGTCATTAAATGCAAGTGGTGAAAAACATTCGGGAAGGCTACCGTATCTAATAAAAAATGTCAGGCGTGTTTACTCATCGTGATAAATTATCTGCAATTTCCATCCGCAAGCACCTGCGATAAAACAGCAATAACAAACGGCGCTCGCGTAAACGTGCGCGAAATTGCCGCAATGACGGAGAACCTACAGAATTCCAGTGATGCAGTAGTTGGTACAAACGGAGTAAAAGTCGGGTTTTTAAAAGCTCTCACGGAGCGGAGGCGTCGGCGGTGGCGGCACCAGGGCTCGGGCGCGAGCGTTCGAGAGCCAGCTGCATGGCCCAGATGCTGAGCGGCCTCATGTAGGCCAGCGAGCGATAGATGGACTTTTCGCAGTACGCTTCGGGTGTCTGGAAGGCCATGCCCAGCCGTTCCCACACCGTCCGGTAGCACCCCTCCGCCGTGCGCATCCCTTCCGCTAACATGCCCTGAAGAAGAAGGTAAAAAGCCGTAagcgtttgttttttgtttgcctCGCCAGTCCGGACGGACGGACGTGGACCCACCTCGTGGATCATGGTGGCGGCCAGCCCGTACACCACGCCGATCCAGACCTCGTCCGACTGGACGCTGGAGCGGTCGGCCACGCCCTCGGGCCGCATGCCGTTGACGGCGCCCATCCGACCGCCGCCGAAGCTCATCACGTTCAGGTCGAACACGGATCGGAGCGCGGTCCTGATCTTTTCCTGGGGAAAGGCCTAGGGGGCGGAGTCCTTTGAGTGAATTGATGCCCCCGATTCGGTTCTTTCTGGGAAGGGGAGCCCCAAAAAGTCCAGTCACCTGGTAGTCCCCGTCACCCAGTCCGGACGCTCGCAGGAACCACTGGCCGGCGCACTGGTCCGACATGATGCTGTTAGAAAAGGCTCTCCCGCTGCTGTCGTAGTTGTAGTACTTGCCTGAAATGGAATAGGAGTCGTTTAAAATCCACATTTCAGGATAAAGGCGGGTCGACCGATATTAAAGGCTGATgccgatttaaaaataaaaataatatcagCCTTTGCCTAAAGTCGACTTTGTCGATGCACAGTGATAATAAAGACAATAGTCATGCAAATAGCAAGTTTTTCTTCTAGTTGCGTTTCTAACATTGGTCACTAGATGGTGCTAAAACGCGATTAGCTAAGAAAATCTAATGTAAATATGACAATGATCATCCACACCACGACATCGGCCGGCAGATATGCGGGTCCGCCTACATCTAGAAGGGCGGACAATTCCGTCTTACCGTTCCACAGCAGTTTATCGAAAGCCGCGCCGCCTCTGTCCAACAGGTCTCTGTAGCGACGCCGCGCCGGCTCCTGATCGACCAGGCTGGCTATTTTGCACATGACGCAGAGCGAGGCGATCCACAGCCCGCCGCAGTAGGCGCTGCGACACAGAACGGCACGTGAAAGGAAGTTAGGGCGAAAGCACGGCGCCAACGCCAGTCTCCTCTGACCTCGGTCCCGTGACCGTCCAGCCGTCGTAAGTCTGGTCGGCAAAGCCAGAGTTCTCGATCAGGCCGTCTCCGTC is drawn from Stigmatopora argus isolate UIUO_Sarg chromosome 20, RoL_Sarg_1.0, whole genome shotgun sequence and contains these coding sequences:
- the LOC144065480 gene encoding serine/threonine-protein kinase MARK2-like isoform X10 — translated: MSTRTPLVQVIENSSGQESKSSARLSMARCRNSTATDEQPHIGNYRLLKTIGKGNFAKVKLARHILTGKEVAVKIIDKTQLNSSSLQKLFREVRIMKMLNHPNIVKLFEVIETEKTLYLVMEYASGGEVFDYLVAHGRMKEKEARAKFRQIVSAVQYCHQKCIVHRDLKAENLLLDADMNIKIADFGFSNEFTLGNKLDTFCGSPPYAAPELFQGKKYDGPEVDVWSLGVILYTLVSGSLPFDGQNLKELRERVLRGKYRIPFYMSTDCENLLKKFLILNPSKRGSLEGLSSQQQIMRDRWLNLGHEEEELKPYIEPQPDYKDPRRTDVMLQMGFSQEEIQDSLVNQKYNDVMATYLLLDYRNSELEESGIKPRPGSDVSNINVPSPPHKVQRSVSSNQKAQSRRATEQGSSYSKRGGQADNRAAGEDSGRKGSSGSSSNKVSASPLVSSDRKKSATPSTNSILSTGTGRSRNSPLTERATLGQSIQNGKDSLNTPGSRASTASASAVLSSRPRHHKSLSSSNHPCPSDLHAPRPSVPPQRAPGASPSAHNISSAAATDRGTNFSRGVVIRNTFHAGQQRGARDQQGSAYPGGPASPSLSHGNSQARRTHGATGIFSKFTSKFVRRSMLSGHADKSEKTSGGVLSSSSNNDENNSSPGSGNTGGAPPAAPGQKEAAKPRSLRFTWSMKTTSSMEPTEMMREIRKVLDSNSCDYELRERYMLLCMSGNPARDDFVQWEMEVCKLPRLSLNGVRFKRISGTSMAFKNIASKIANELKL
- the LOC144065480 gene encoding serine/threonine-protein kinase MARK2-like isoform X3, which translates into the protein MSTRTPLVQVIENSSGQESKSSARLSMARCRNSTATDEQPHIGNYRLLKTIGKGNFAKVKLARHILTGKEVAVKIIDKTQLNSSSLQKLFREVRIMKMLNHPNIVKLFEVIETEKTLYLVMEYASGGEVFDYLVAHGRMKEKEARAKFRQIVSAVQYCHQKCIVHRDLKAENLLLDADMNIKIADFGFSNEFTLGNKLDTFCGSPPYAAPELFQGKKYDGPEVDVWSLGVILYTLVSGSLPFDGQNLKELRERVLRGKYRIPFYMSTDCENLLKKFLILNPSKRGSLEQQIMRDRWLNLGHEEEELKPYIEPQPDYKDPRRTDVMLQMGFSQEEIQDSLVNQKYNDVMATYLLLDYRNSELEESGIKPRPGSDVSNINVPSPPHKVQRSVSSNQKAQSRRATEQGSSYSKRGGQADNRAAGEDSGRKGSSGSSSNKVSASPLVSSDRKKSATPSTNSILSTGTGRSRNSPLTERATLGQSIQNGKDSLNTPGSRASTASASAVLSSRPRHHKSLSSSNHPCPSDLHAPRPSVPPQRAPGASPSAHNISSAAATDRGTNFSRGVVIRNTFHAGQQRGARDQQGSAYPGGPASPSLSHGNSQARRTHGATGIFSKFTSKFVRRNLSFRFPRRSPFEGEGREEGSRSMLSGHADKSEKTSGGVLSSSSNNDENNSSPGSGNTGGAPPAAPGQKEAAKPRSLRFTWSMKTTSSMEPTEMMREIRKVLDSNSCDYELRERYMLLCMSGNPARDDFVQWEMEVCKLPRLSLNGVRFKRISGTSMAFKNIASKIANELKL
- the LOC144065480 gene encoding serine/threonine-protein kinase MARK2-like isoform X7 → MSTRTPLVQVIENSSGQESKSSARLSMARCRNSTATDEQPHIGNYRLLKTIGKGNFAKVKLARHILTGKEVAVKIIDKTQLNSSSLQKLFREVRIMKMLNHPNIVKLFEVIETEKTLYLVMEYASGGEVFDYLVAHGRMKEKEARAKFRQIVSAVQYCHQKCIVHRDLKAENLLLDADMNIKIADFGFSNEFTLGNKLDTFCGSPPYAAPELFQGKKYDGPEVDVWSLGVILYTLVSGSLPFDGQNLKELRERVLRGKYRIPFYMSTDCENLLKKFLILNPSKRGSLEGLSSQQQIMRDRWLNLGHEEEELKPYIEPQPDYKDPRRTDVMLQMGFSQEEIQDSLVNQKYNDVMATYLLLDYRNSELEESGIKPRPGSDVSNINVPSPPHKVQRSVSSNQKAQSRRATEQGSSYSKRGGQADNRAAGEDSGRKGSSGSSSNKVSASPLVSSDRKKSATPSTNSILSTGTGRSRNSPLTERATLGQSIQNGKDSLNTPGSRASTASASAVLSSRPRHHKSLSSSNHPCPSDLHAPRPSVPPQRAPGASPSAHNISSAAATDRGTNFSRGVVIRNTFHAGQQRGARDQQGSAYPGGPASPSLSHGNSQARRTHGATGIFSKFTSKFVRSPFEGEGREEGSRSMLSGHADKSEKTSGGVLSSSSNNDENNSSPGSGNTGGAPPAAPGQKEAAKPRSLRFTWSMKTTSSMEPTEMMREIRKVLDSNSCDYELRERYMLLCMSGNPARDDFVQWEMEVCKLPRLSLNGVRFKRISGTSMAFKNIASKIANELKL
- the LOC144065480 gene encoding serine/threonine-protein kinase MARK2-like isoform X5 is translated as MSTRTPLVQVIENSSGQESKSSARLSMARCRNSTATDEQPHIGNYRLLKTIGKGNFAKVKLARHILTGKEVAVKIIDKTQLNSSSLQKLFREVRIMKMLNHPNIVKLFEVIETEKTLYLVMEYASGGEVFDYLVAHGRMKEKEARAKFRQIVSAVQYCHQKCIVHRDLKAENLLLDADMNIKIADFGFSNEFTLGNKLDTFCGSPPYAAPELFQGKKYDGPEVDVWSLGVILYTLVSGSLPFDGQNLKELRERVLRGKYRIPFYMSTDCENLLKKFLILNPSKRGSLEQQIMRDRWLNLGHEEEELKPYIEPQPDYKDPRRTDVMLQMGFSQEEIQDSLVNQKYNDVMATYLLLDYRNSELEESGIKPRPGSDVSNINVPSPPHKVQRSVSSNQKAQSRRATEQGSSYSKRGGQADNRAAGEDSGRKGSSGSSSNKVSASPLVSSDRKKSATPSTNSILSTGTGRSRNSPLTERATLGQSIQNGKDSLNTPGSRASTASASAVLSSRPRHHKSLSSSNHPCPSDLHAPRPSVPPQRAPGASPSAHNISSAAATDRGTNFSRGVVIRNTFHAGQQRGARDQQGSAYPGGPASPSLSHGNSQARRTHGATGIFSKFTSKFVRRNLSFRFPRSPFEGEGREEGSRSMLSGHADKSEKTSGGVLSSSSNNDENNSSPGSGNTGGAPPAAPGQKEAAKPRSLRFTWSMKTTSSMEPTEMMREIRKVLDSNSCDYELRERYMLLCMSGNPARDDFVQWEMEVCKLPRLSLNGVRFKRISGTSMAFKNIASKIANELKL